A region of Streptomyces paludis DNA encodes the following proteins:
- a CDS encoding sugar ABC transporter permease, whose protein sequence is MAPAANTPRRGRRSPLASVALHTTLVVASVIAVFPVLWVFLTSLKPASYATTTDFFRDPTFENYTGLLRDTPFLTWFGNSLLIAGLTTLLGVFTAATTGYAVSRFRFPGKRGLMWTLLVTQMFPVAVLIVPIYNIMAGLGLLNRSAGLVITYMTISVPFCAWMMKGFFDTIPREIDESGMVDGLTPFGTFFRLILPLARPGLAVTAFYSFITAWGEVAYASAFMVGDENLTLAGGLQKFVNQYGAQWGPMTAASVLIAIPAAVVFLFAQRHLVTGMSAGAVKG, encoded by the coding sequence ATCGCCCCGGCCGCCAACACCCCGCGGCGCGGCCGGCGTTCGCCGCTCGCCTCCGTCGCGCTGCACACCACGCTCGTCGTCGCGTCCGTCATCGCCGTCTTCCCGGTGCTCTGGGTCTTCCTGACCTCGCTCAAGCCCGCGAGCTACGCGACGACCACCGACTTCTTCCGCGACCCCACGTTCGAGAACTACACCGGGCTGCTGCGCGACACCCCGTTCCTCACCTGGTTCGGCAACTCGCTGCTCATCGCCGGCCTCACCACGCTCCTCGGTGTGTTCACCGCCGCCACCACCGGCTACGCGGTCAGCCGCTTCCGCTTCCCGGGCAAGCGCGGACTGATGTGGACGCTGCTGGTCACCCAGATGTTCCCGGTCGCCGTCCTCATCGTGCCGATCTACAACATCATGGCCGGGCTCGGGCTGCTCAACCGGTCCGCCGGCCTGGTCATCACGTACATGACCATCTCCGTGCCGTTCTGCGCCTGGATGATGAAGGGCTTCTTCGACACCATCCCCCGGGAGATAGACGAGTCCGGCATGGTCGACGGGCTGACCCCCTTCGGCACCTTCTTCCGGCTGATCCTGCCGCTCGCACGGCCCGGGCTCGCCGTGACCGCGTTCTACTCCTTCATCACCGCCTGGGGCGAGGTCGCCTACGCGTCGGCCTTCATGGTCGGCGACGAGAACCTCACCCTCGCCGGCGGCCTCCAGAAGTTCGTCAACCAGTACGGCGCCCAGTGGGGCCCGATGACCGCCGCGTCCGTACTGATCGCGATCCCCGCCGCGGTGGTCTTCCTCTTCGCCCAGCGGCATCTCGTCACCGGCATGTCCGCCGGCGCGGTCAAGGGCTGA